One Deinococcus multiflagellatus DNA window includes the following coding sequences:
- a CDS encoding DUF1697 domain-containing protein — protein MRFVALLHAVNLGKARKVNMAQLRALLGTLGLSGVQTYIQSGNALFDADPDPELGLKLETALGAHFGFSIPVTLRTADDWQQTARACPTDLLTEPVTVAFLTRQPAPDAVAALQARDVRPERWALVGQQVYQTVPEGTRNLRLSQAVLTRVLGVPCTARHWRTVQAIAEQL, from the coding sequence ATGAGGTTCGTTGCCCTGCTGCACGCCGTCAACCTGGGCAAGGCGCGCAAGGTGAACATGGCCCAGTTGCGCGCCCTGCTGGGCACGCTGGGCCTCAGCGGCGTGCAGACCTACATTCAGAGCGGCAACGCCCTGTTTGACGCTGACCCGGACCCCGAGCTGGGCCTGAAGCTGGAAACCGCCCTGGGCGCCCATTTTGGCTTTTCCATTCCGGTCACCCTGCGCACGGCCGACGACTGGCAGCAGACCGCGCGGGCTTGCCCCACCGACCTTCTGACCGAGCCGGTGACCGTGGCCTTTCTGACCCGCCAACCGGCCCCGGACGCGGTGGCTGCCTTGCAGGCGCGCGACGTCCGCCCGGAACGCTGGGCCCTGGTGGGCCAGCAGGTGTACCAGACAGTGCCGGAAGGCACGCGGAACCTGCGCCTGTCCCAGGCGGTGCTGACCCGGGTGCTGGGGGTGCCGTGCACGGCGCGCCACTGGCGCACGGTGCAGGCCATCGCCGAGCAGCTGTGA
- the soxR gene encoding redox-sensitive transcriptional activator SoxR: protein MTPLTPTRLTPAELSARSGLAVSALHHYEREGLITSTRTAGRQRRYGRDTLRRLAFIRAAARVGVPLAQIRAALETLPGGRVPTAADWAALAAGWQAELDARIALLQRLRDDLSGCIACGCLSLDTCALHNPDDHFGQRHPGRTGLG from the coding sequence ATGACACCCCTGACGCCGACACGCCTGACGCCCGCTGAACTCTCGGCCCGCAGCGGCCTCGCGGTCAGCGCCCTGCACCACTACGAGCGCGAAGGTCTGATCACCAGCACCCGCACGGCGGGCAGGCAGCGGCGCTACGGGCGCGACACGCTGCGCCGACTGGCCTTTATCCGCGCGGCGGCGCGGGTGGGCGTGCCGCTGGCCCAGATTCGCGCGGCGCTGGAGACCCTCCCCGGCGGGCGGGTGCCCACTGCTGCCGACTGGGCGGCCCTGGCGGCGGGCTGGCAGGCCGAGCTGGACGCCCGCATTGCCCTGCTGCAGCGCCTGCGCGACGACCTGAGCGGCTGCATTGCTTGCGGCTGCCTGTCGCTGGACACCTGCGCGCTGCACAACCCGGATGACCACTTCGGGCAGCGTCACCCGGGGCGTACGGGCCTGGGCTGA
- a CDS encoding EamA family transporter: protein MRLSPLLLAALAPLSWGTSYVVLERLEPMGPTTAAALRALGAGLLLLALVRQLPRGEWWWKSALLGALNFGLFFGTLFVGASRLGGGVTATLGALGPLLILGFNLLALGQRPERHTLGAALLGLVGVALLVLGPGARLDALGLAAGLLSVVAASGGYLLAGAWGTPPGTSLLAVTAWQLCWGGLLLVPAALLADGGLPPLPTAAQWPLLAYLIVVGTALAYALWFRGIAQTSPVQVSLLTRLSPATALLLDLWQGHRLGALQWGGLALIALSFVPPRSPRARPVAGAPQPRPVRPG from the coding sequence ATGCGTCTCTCTCCCCTGCTGCTGGCTGCCCTGGCCCCCCTGAGCTGGGGCACAAGTTACGTGGTGCTGGAACGCCTGGAGCCGATGGGCCCCACCACCGCCGCCGCGCTGCGGGCGCTGGGGGCAGGTCTGCTGCTGCTGGCGCTGGTGCGGCAGTTGCCCCGGGGTGAGTGGTGGTGGAAAAGTGCGCTGCTGGGCGCCCTGAACTTTGGTCTGTTTTTTGGCACGCTGTTTGTGGGGGCCAGCCGACTGGGCGGCGGAGTAACCGCCACGCTGGGGGCGCTGGGCCCGCTGCTGATCCTGGGGTTCAACCTCCTGGCACTGGGGCAGCGCCCGGAACGGCACACGCTGGGGGCGGCGCTGCTGGGGCTGGTGGGCGTGGCCTTGCTGGTGCTGGGGCCCGGCGCGCGGCTGGACGCCCTGGGGCTGGCGGCGGGGCTGCTGAGCGTGGTGGCGGCCTCGGGCGGGTATCTGCTGGCGGGGGCCTGGGGCACGCCGCCGGGCACCAGCCTGCTGGCCGTGACCGCGTGGCAGCTGTGCTGGGGCGGGCTGCTGCTGGTGCCCGCCGCGCTGCTGGCCGACGGCGGCCTACCGCCCCTGCCCACTGCCGCCCAGTGGCCACTGCTGGCCTACCTGATCGTGGTGGGCACCGCCCTGGCCTACGCGCTGTGGTTCCGGGGCATTGCGCAGACCTCGCCGGTGCAGGTGTCGCTGCTCACGCGCCTGAGCCCGGCCACGGCCCTTCTGCTGGACCTGTGGCAAGGCCACCGGCTGGGCGCGCTGCAGTGGGGCGGGCTGGCCCTGATCGCCCTGAGCTTCGTGCCGCCCCGGTCACCCCGGGCCCGGCCGGTGGCAGGCGCCCCTCAGCCCAGGCCCGTACGCCCCGGGTGA
- a CDS encoding MarR family winged helix-turn-helix transcriptional regulator: MSTLALLDRIRRDWAQRAPEVDPAPMLTFITFSRAHALLGDAVRSTAARADLTSGTRDLLFTLYRSAPPEGLPASEVAALLAVSPATVTGSADRLEARGLLTRTLDPQDRRSWRLALTDAGRALVQAHLPEHLAFEEQLLAALTPEERRSFEGLLRKLIAHAEAQGLA, translated from the coding sequence ATGTCCACCCTCGCCCTGCTGGACCGCATTCGCCGCGACTGGGCCCAGCGGGCGCCCGAGGTGGACCCGGCACCCATGCTGACCTTCATCACCTTCAGCCGCGCCCACGCGCTGCTGGGCGACGCGGTGCGCTCGACCGCCGCACGCGCCGACCTGACCTCTGGCACCCGTGACCTGCTGTTTACCCTCTACCGCTCGGCGCCCCCGGAGGGCCTGCCGGCCAGCGAGGTGGCGGCGCTGCTGGCGGTCTCGCCCGCCACGGTGACAGGCAGCGCCGACCGCCTGGAAGCGCGTGGGCTGCTTACCCGCACCCTGGACCCCCAGGACCGCCGTTCGTGGCGCCTGGCCCTGACGGACGCGGGGCGCGCCCTGGTGCAGGCCCACCTGCCCGAGCATCTGGCCTTTGAAGAGCAGCTGCTGGCGGCCCTAACCCCCGAAGAGCGGCGGTCCTTTGAGGGGCTGCTGCGCAAACTGATCGCCCACGCCGAAGCCCAGGGCCTGGCCTGA
- a CDS encoding GNAT family N-acetyltransferase, translating into MPADAPVIAAHRYPQDADWAERAPYAAWVAGAMTRGLYLGFVLEQAGAVVAGAGLTLLEWGPSRHDPQPWRARLVNVWTHPDCRRQGHARALVQACLGAAQARGITRVSLGTSEMGRGLYESLGFADRGGEMLLVLGGPTAD; encoded by the coding sequence GTGCCAGCGGACGCCCCGGTGATCGCCGCCCACCGCTACCCACAAGACGCCGATTGGGCCGAGCGCGCCCCCTACGCCGCGTGGGTGGCGGGGGCCATGACCCGGGGCCTGTACCTGGGGTTCGTGCTGGAACAGGCGGGCGCCGTGGTCGCCGGGGCCGGCCTGACCCTGCTGGAGTGGGGTCCCAGCCGTCACGACCCACAACCGTGGCGGGCGCGGCTGGTGAATGTCTGGACCCACCCGGACTGTCGCCGCCAGGGCCACGCCCGCGCGCTGGTGCAGGCGTGCCTGGGGGCGGCCCAGGCCAGGGGGATCACCCGCGTCAGCCTGGGCACGAGCGAGATGGGCCGCGGCCTGTACGAGTCGCTGGGCTTTGCCGACCGGGGCGGCGAGATGCTGCTGGTCCTGGGCGGCCCCACGGCGGACTGA
- a CDS encoding DUF1905 domain-containing protein gives MSLQLQFSGPLFHWAGPAPHYFVAVPEAEAAAIRDLSRLVTYGWGMIPAQVQIGQTTFKTSLFPKKGGYLVPVKVAARRAEGVEEGQTVTLTLTVG, from the coding sequence GTGAGCCTTCAGCTGCAGTTCAGTGGCCCGCTCTTCCACTGGGCGGGCCCGGCGCCCCATTACTTCGTGGCGGTGCCCGAGGCCGAAGCGGCGGCCATTCGGGACCTCTCGCGGCTGGTCACCTACGGCTGGGGCATGATTCCGGCCCAGGTGCAGATCGGCCAGACCACGTTCAAGACCTCTCTTTTCCCAAAAAAGGGCGGCTATCTGGTGCCGGTCAAGGTGGCCGCCCGCCGCGCAGAAGGGGTGGAAGAGGGGCAGACGGTCACGCTGACCCTCACGGTAGGCTGA
- a CDS encoding DNA-directed RNA polymerase subunit beta': MKDFNKVRIAIASPEKIREWSFGEVEKPETINYRTLKPEREGLFDERIFGPQKDYECACGKYKRQRYEGKVCERCGVEVTSSKVRRYRMGHIDLATPAAHIWYVKDTPSKIGTLLDLSAGQLEKVLYFSSFLVTDPRNAQKDGRPLKRGELLSDDEYRELRFGRQETYALTGGAEAEVRDGEYVTRGQILGGNVVSKMDGLAQYRFPRRAVIAYAEEQPATLPLPAEALVEQDTFRAGEILAELESDVQITAPVNGTVVLHEMGEDSVLVELREGVDEEGSPSGEVLARVYVPHGMNVGVVHGEIVDAGAVLAEASAGSRLRVSRDSRLSGVTFPKKGDVKVTAHWTRRAEYPINPTMHVLVGDGSEVRRGQKVIGAIDVEEQVTAEADGVITLHNPASIIVSKAKVYTYEDEPLVVNGDRVEPGDELADSGELRSEISGRIEIDLVRKQVRVIESYDFEAKMGAEAVKELLDDLNLDTLEAELNEMMKDSSRHKRAKARKRLEVTRAFKRSGNNPSWMILNTVPVMPPDLRPMVQVDGGRFATSDLNDLYRRLINRNNRLKKLMSQGAPDMIIRNEKRMLQEAVDALIDNGRRGSPVTNPGSDRSLRSLTDLLGGKQGRFRQNLLGKRVDYSGRSVIVVGPQLKLHQCGVPKRMALELFKPFLFKVLEEKGEVTNIKQARKMLERYRDTRDSVWDALEEVIEDKVVLLNRAPTLHRLGIQAFEPVLVEGQSIQLHPLVCEAFNADFDGDQMAIHVPLSAQAQAEARIQMLSAHNLLSPANGEPNVKPSRDIILGIFTLTLLRKDNLGAGTEFADAQEALAALDNGKVALNSPITVAGQDTSPGRLKYVFSNPDEAIMAVERGEIDHQDHVRIRLNGVTYDTSAGRVMFRRIVQEALGHQAHLVDTLVNLETAYEKDHLKDMVMACFKHLGIEATAGLLDGLKDAGFKLSTTSGITIGIDDIVIPPAKAEILAEADAKVAEIEQNFEFGFMTEEERYKQVVQLWNDTKDEVKNAMFDNFGQNYPFNPLWIMSLSGARGNAQQITQLAGMRGLMARPDGSTIEVPIRASFREGLSVLEYFISTHGARKGGADTALRTADSGYLTRKLVDVAHEVVVRDVDCGTTDYTSMPLGALDERTGEWRTRKASEIETSIYGRTLADAVEVEGRTIEAGEMLSLEDVKAITRGAKGLQSVFVRTPLNCRVKSGVCQKCYGYDLSQAKPVSMGEAVGVVAAESIGEPGTQLTMRTFHTGGVAGSGGGDITMGLPRVIELFEARKPKTSAAVADRDGTVRIEEEEERYLVRIEADDDQYSSKTATKISKGLRMIVRDGDRVEAGQALTRGAINPHDLLLYKDTDAAQRYLVEEVQRVYRSQGVKVHDKHIEIIVRQMLRWVEVTDGGDTELLEGQTVERWEVDQANDALEEGQTPASWKPVLLGITKSSLTTKSWLSAASFQHTTHVLTEASMKGQVDDLIGLKENVILGKLIPAGTGLMTVREMQVADDRTLEKYGEGSTSTDAVTGDRSYDDTRPGTVNDNVTYTS; encoded by the coding sequence ATGAAAGATTTCAACAAAGTTCGTATCGCCATTGCCAGCCCGGAGAAGATCCGCGAGTGGAGCTTTGGCGAGGTCGAAAAGCCCGAAACGATCAACTACCGCACCCTGAAGCCCGAGCGCGAAGGTCTGTTCGACGAGCGCATCTTCGGGCCCCAGAAGGACTACGAGTGCGCCTGCGGCAAGTACAAGCGCCAGCGCTACGAGGGCAAGGTCTGCGAGCGCTGCGGCGTCGAAGTGACGAGCAGCAAGGTGCGCCGCTACCGCATGGGTCACATTGACCTGGCGACCCCCGCCGCGCACATCTGGTACGTCAAAGACACGCCCAGCAAGATCGGCACGCTGCTGGACCTGAGCGCCGGCCAGCTGGAAAAGGTGCTGTACTTCAGCTCCTTCCTGGTGACCGACCCCCGCAACGCCCAGAAGGACGGCCGCCCCCTGAAGCGCGGCGAGCTGCTCTCGGACGACGAGTACCGTGAACTGCGCTTTGGCCGTCAGGAAACCTACGCCCTGACCGGCGGCGCCGAAGCCGAAGTGCGCGACGGCGAGTACGTGACACGCGGGCAGATTCTGGGCGGCAACGTGGTCTCCAAGATGGACGGTCTGGCCCAGTACCGCTTCCCCCGCCGCGCCGTGATCGCCTACGCCGAAGAGCAGCCCGCCACCCTGCCGCTGCCCGCCGAGGCGCTGGTGGAGCAGGACACCTTCCGCGCCGGTGAGATTCTGGCCGAGCTGGAAAGTGACGTGCAGATCACCGCCCCCGTGAACGGCACTGTGGTGCTGCACGAGATGGGCGAGGACAGCGTGCTCGTGGAACTGCGCGAGGGTGTGGACGAGGAAGGCAGCCCCAGCGGCGAAGTGCTTGCGCGCGTGTACGTGCCGCACGGCATGAACGTGGGGGTTGTGCACGGCGAGATCGTGGACGCGGGCGCGGTGCTGGCCGAGGCCTCGGCGGGCAGCCGCCTGCGCGTGAGCCGTGACAGCCGCCTGAGCGGCGTGACCTTCCCCAAGAAGGGCGACGTGAAGGTCACGGCCCACTGGACCCGCCGCGCCGAGTACCCCATCAACCCCACCATGCATGTGCTGGTCGGGGACGGCAGCGAGGTGCGCCGGGGCCAGAAAGTCATCGGCGCCATTGACGTCGAAGAGCAGGTCACGGCCGAGGCCGACGGCGTCATCACCCTGCACAACCCCGCCAGCATCATCGTCTCCAAGGCCAAGGTCTACACCTACGAGGACGAGCCCCTGGTCGTGAACGGCGACCGCGTGGAGCCGGGCGACGAACTGGCCGACAGCGGCGAACTGCGCAGCGAGATCTCGGGCCGCATCGAGATTGACCTCGTGCGCAAGCAGGTGCGCGTCATCGAGTCCTACGACTTCGAAGCCAAGATGGGCGCCGAAGCCGTCAAGGAACTGCTCGACGACCTGAACCTCGACACGCTGGAAGCCGAGCTGAACGAGATGATGAAGGACAGCTCGCGCCACAAGCGTGCCAAGGCCCGCAAGCGGCTGGAAGTCACCCGCGCCTTCAAACGCAGCGGCAACAACCCCAGCTGGATGATCCTGAACACCGTGCCGGTGATGCCGCCTGATCTGCGCCCCATGGTGCAGGTGGACGGGGGCCGCTTCGCCACCAGTGACCTGAACGACCTGTACCGCCGCCTGATCAACCGCAACAACCGCCTGAAGAAGCTGATGAGCCAGGGCGCGCCGGACATGATCATCCGCAACGAGAAGCGCATGCTGCAAGAAGCGGTGGACGCGCTGATCGACAACGGCCGCCGTGGCAGCCCCGTGACCAACCCCGGCTCTGACCGCAGCCTGCGCTCGCTGACCGACCTGCTGGGCGGCAAGCAGGGCCGTTTCCGCCAGAACCTGCTGGGCAAGCGCGTGGACTACTCCGGCCGCTCGGTGATCGTGGTGGGCCCGCAGCTCAAGCTGCACCAGTGCGGTGTGCCCAAGCGTATGGCGCTGGAACTCTTCAAGCCCTTCCTGTTCAAGGTGCTCGAAGAGAAGGGCGAAGTCACCAACATCAAGCAGGCCCGCAAGATGCTCGAGCGCTACCGCGACACCCGCGACAGCGTCTGGGACGCCCTGGAAGAGGTCATTGAAGACAAGGTCGTGCTGCTCAACCGCGCGCCCACCCTGCACCGACTGGGCATTCAGGCCTTCGAGCCGGTGCTGGTGGAAGGCCAGTCCATCCAGCTGCACCCGCTGGTCTGTGAAGCCTTCAACGCCGACTTCGACGGCGACCAGATGGCCATTCACGTCCCCCTGAGCGCCCAGGCGCAGGCCGAAGCGCGCATTCAGATGCTCAGCGCCCACAACCTGCTCTCGCCCGCCAACGGCGAGCCCAACGTGAAGCCCAGCCGCGACATCATCCTCGGCATCTTCACGCTGACCCTGCTGCGCAAGGACAACCTGGGTGCCGGCACCGAGTTCGCGGACGCCCAGGAAGCCCTCGCCGCCCTGGACAACGGCAAGGTGGCCCTGAACAGCCCCATCACGGTGGCGGGCCAGGACACCAGCCCCGGCCGCCTGAAGTACGTCTTCTCCAACCCCGACGAGGCCATCATGGCCGTCGAGCGCGGCGAGATTGACCACCAGGACCATGTCCGCATCCGCCTGAACGGCGTGACCTACGACACCAGCGCCGGGCGCGTGATGTTCCGCCGCATTGTGCAGGAAGCCCTAGGGCACCAGGCCCACCTCGTGGACACCCTGGTGAACCTGGAAACCGCCTACGAAAAAGACCACCTGAAAGACATGGTCATGGCGTGCTTCAAGCACCTGGGCATTGAAGCCACCGCTGGCCTGCTCGACGGCCTGAAGGACGCGGGCTTCAAGCTCTCCACGACCTCGGGCATCACGATTGGCATTGACGACATCGTGATTCCGCCCGCCAAGGCCGAGATTCTGGCCGAAGCGGACGCCAAGGTGGCGGAAATCGAGCAGAACTTCGAGTTCGGCTTCATGACCGAAGAAGAGCGCTACAAGCAGGTTGTGCAGCTCTGGAACGACACCAAGGACGAAGTGAAGAACGCCATGTTCGACAACTTCGGCCAGAACTACCCCTTCAACCCGCTGTGGATCATGAGCCTGTCGGGCGCGCGTGGTAACGCCCAGCAGATCACGCAGCTCGCCGGGATGCGCGGCCTGATGGCCCGCCCCGACGGCAGCACCATTGAAGTGCCGATCCGCGCGTCCTTCCGTGAGGGCCTGTCGGTGCTGGAGTACTTCATCTCCACCCACGGCGCCCGTAAGGGTGGGGCCGATACCGCGCTGCGCACCGCCGACTCGGGCTACCTGACCCGCAAGCTGGTGGACGTGGCCCACGAAGTGGTCGTGCGCGATGTGGACTGCGGCACCACCGATTACACCTCCATGCCGCTGGGCGCGCTGGACGAGCGCACCGGCGAGTGGCGCACCCGCAAGGCCAGCGAGATCGAAACCAGCATCTACGGCCGCACCCTGGCCGACGCGGTGGAGGTCGAAGGCCGCACCATCGAGGCCGGCGAGATGCTGAGCCTGGAAGATGTGAAGGCCATCACCCGGGGCGCCAAGGGGCTGCAGAGCGTCTTCGTCCGTACCCCACTGAACTGCCGCGTCAAGAGCGGCGTGTGCCAGAAGTGCTACGGCTACGACCTCTCGCAGGCCAAGCCCGTGAGCATGGGTGAAGCCGTGGGCGTGGTGGCCGCCGAGTCCATCGGTGAGCCCGGCACGCAGCTGACCATGCGCACCTTCCACACTGGGGGCGTGGCCGGCAGCGGCGGCGGTGACATCACCATGGGTCTGCCCCGCGTGATCGAGCTGTTCGAGGCCCGCAAGCCCAAGACCAGCGCGGCCGTGGCCGACCGCGACGGCACCGTGCGCATCGAGGAAGAAGAAGAGCGTTACCTCGTGCGCATCGAGGCCGACGACGACCAGTACTCCAGCAAGACCGCCACGAAGATCAGCAAGGGCCTGCGCATGATCGTGCGCGACGGCGACCGCGTGGAGGCCGGCCAGGCCCTGACGCGCGGCGCCATCAACCCCCACGACCTGCTGCTGTACAAGGACACCGACGCCGCCCAGCGCTACCTGGTGGAAGAAGTGCAGCGTGTGTACCGCAGCCAGGGCGTGAAGGTGCACGACAAGCACATTGAGATCATCGTGCGCCAGATGCTGCGCTGGGTCGAAGTGACCGACGGCGGCGACACCGAACTGCTCGAAGGCCAGACCGTCGAGCGCTGGGAAGTGGACCAAGCCAACGACGCGCTGGAAGAGGGCCAGACCCCGGCCAGCTGGAAGCCGGTGCTGCTGGGCATCACCAAGAGCAGCCTGACCACCAAGTCGTGGCTGTCGGCGGCGAGCTTCCAGCACACCACCCATGTGCTGACCGAAGCCAGCATGAAGGGCCAGGTGGACGACCTCATCGGCCTGAAGGAGAACGTCATCCTGGGCAAGCTGATTCCCGCTGGCACGGGCCTGATGACCGTGCGCGAGATGCAGGTGGCCGACGACCGCACGCTGGAGAAGTACGGCGAAGGCAGCACCAGCACCGACGCCGTGACCGGCGACCGCTCCTACGACGACACCCGCCCCGGCACCGTGAACGACAACGTGACGTACACGAGCTAA